CTACTCTTACATGTAGTATATATTATTGAAAAAGACTGTACGGCAGAACTATCTACTGTGCGGATCTTAAATTTTGGGCGTAACAGTTTGTGTCACCCTCATCTTTTTTGTTGCTGACAGGACAGCGGCTGAACTTTTCTGTCAGTAGTGCGTCTCACCTTAATAGGTAGCGCCGAACAAATTGGAGCGCAAAGAGAGCCCCAACTCAAATTTTAATTATGAAGGAGTTAACTCTATAATGGCACGTTACACTGGTCCTAAATTTAAATTGAGCCGTCGTCTCGGTATTTCCCTGAGCGGCACAGGTAAAGAATTGAAACGCCCTTTCCCTCCGGGACAACATGGTGCAAACCAACGGAGAAAAATCAGCAACTACGGTATGCAGCTTCAAGAGAAACAAAAGTTGCGTCACATGTACGGCTTGGGTGAAAAACAATTCCGTACCCTGTTCAACAAAGCTCAACACATGCACGGTATCGCTGGTGAAAACTTTATGTTCTTGCTGGAAAGCCGCCTGGACAACCTTGTATTCCGTCTTGGCTTTGCTAATTCCCGTGCAGGCGCACGTCAATTGGTAGCTCACGGTCACGTTACTGTGAACGGTAAAAAAGTTGACATCGCTTCTTACCAAGTAAGCCCTGGCGACGTGATCGGTCTTCGTGAAAGAAGTCGTTCCCTGTCTTCCATCAAAGAAGCTTTGGAAAACCGCAACCACTTGGTAGCTTACCTGGAGTACAATGACGCAGCTCTGGAAGGTAAATTCATTCGTTTGCCTGAGCGTGGCGAATTGTCCCAAGATATCGATGAAAAACAAATCGTCGAATTCTACAACCGCTAATCCCTGCATTAGCACCAAAAAGCACCCGAATTTATTCGGGTGCTTTTTTTATATTCCTTATGATCGAGCCTGAGAGTTTTATTCAATGGGGATGTATACTTTCATGCTCAAATGATCTGGATAGGAGGAATTCATCACGTCCGTAATTTCAAAATCTGGTCCCTCCCTCCGTTCAAAATTAGAATTAGGAAGCCATGTGCCATAGATAAAGTCTCGTATATTCTGAACCCGTCCATCTGAACCCGAAGCGTCAAACTCAGCATACTTCCCTGCTGGAATCTCCATATATATGAAACCCTCTGCCAGTTCATTTGACTCTTTTTCAACTGCCTCGCCCACCACAAATGAAAATGCACCATTGTCTTCAAATCGACAGGCAACCCCATATGACATTCCCGGTGCGATCTTGTTCGGGATACACATAAAATATTCATTGGCTCCAAAGTGCCCATAAAATCCTGGAATTTCTTTATAGTGCTGCTCATTATTCAGATTTGTTTTATATTCATACCCTATAATTTTGGTCGTTTCGAGCTGCAATATCACTGGCTTGTTCACATCCAAATCCCCCTTCGTATTTTTTTGATAATCCAGAAAATTAATTTTGCTTTGTCCAGGAAGCTCAATATCACTGTTACGATATTTCCCAGGGGTGATCCCAAAATTCTTTTCAAAAGCGCGGGTAAAGGCTTCTTGCGAGTTGTACTGAAACTCAATAGCAATGTCCAACACTTTTTGATTGGATTGTTTTAGCTGTTCAGCCGCCTCGGACAATCTTCTCCTTCTTATATACTGTTGAACCGTAAAACCCGAAATGGCCTGAAAAACCCGCTGGAAATGAAAAGCTGAAAAGCATGCCTGTGAAGCAATATCGGCAATTTTTAGATCCTCCCGGAGATTCAATTCAATAAACTCAATCGCACACTGAATTCGTTTAAAATAGTCCATATAATCCTTCCCCACACTCGTAATTATTCTGATTATCGATCCTACACCCAAATTGTGCAACCCACGTTTTCATTATGTATAACTCTTCACCTACATGTTTGATTATTTGTGCTAAGTTTACCATGACTTTTCACTTGGCAGAAATAAAAAAGCAACGCTGAGATCGAGACAATCTCAGCGCTGCTTTTGAATATATTTTCATTATCCAAGCTTGATTTTAGCAAATTTCCGTTTACCTACCTGCACAATGTCGCCTTCCTTCGGCGTGTATGCTTCGTTCACATCGGTCCATTTCTCTTCGTTAATTTTGACCGAACCCTGCTGAATACTGCGCTTGGCTTCACCGTTAGATGCTGCAAAGCCCAGATGAGTCAGCAACTGGATCACACGAATGCCACCTTCTTCTAACTGATCAGCCGTCAAGGTGAACTCTTCAATATCGTCAGGCAGCGCGCGCTGCTGGAATACGGTCACAAAATGCTGCTTCGCTGCTTCCTCTGCTTCTTCACCATGGTACATGCGCACTAACGTTCCAGCCAGCTTCATTTTGGCATCACGTGGATGCACTGAGCCGTCCTTAACACCTTTCGCCAGCTCTGCCAACTCCTCGTTGTTGATATCCGTTGCAAGCTCAAAATATTTCAGCATCAGCTCATCAGGAACGGACATGGATTTTCCGTATATTTCGTTCGGCTCCTCATCAACACCAATGTAGTTCCCCAAGCTTTTACTCATCTTCTGAACTCCATCCAGCCCTTCAAGCAATGGTAAAGTAATAGTAGCCTGTGGCTCAACTCCGTATTCTTTTTGCAGGGTTCTA
The Paenibacillus peoriae DNA segment above includes these coding regions:
- the rpsD gene encoding 30S ribosomal protein S4 — translated: MARYTGPKFKLSRRLGISLSGTGKELKRPFPPGQHGANQRRKISNYGMQLQEKQKLRHMYGLGEKQFRTLFNKAQHMHGIAGENFMFLLESRLDNLVFRLGFANSRAGARQLVAHGHVTVNGKKVDIASYQVSPGDVIGLRERSRSLSSIKEALENRNHLVAYLEYNDAALEGKFIRLPERGELSQDIDEKQIVEFYNR
- a CDS encoding AraC family transcriptional regulator, which produces MDYFKRIQCAIEFIELNLREDLKIADIASQACFSAFHFQRVFQAISGFTVQQYIRRRRLSEAAEQLKQSNQKVLDIAIEFQYNSQEAFTRAFEKNFGITPGKYRNSDIELPGQSKINFLDYQKNTKGDLDVNKPVILQLETTKIIGYEYKTNLNNEQHYKEIPGFYGHFGANEYFMCIPNKIAPGMSYGVACRFEDNGAFSFVVGEAVEKESNELAEGFIYMEIPAGKYAEFDASGSDGRVQNIRDFIYGTWLPNSNFERREGPDFEITDVMNSSYPDHLSMKVYIPIE